CGGAAGGCAAGCGCATCGCCTTCCTTCACCCGAGCGCGACGGCGGGAGTGCTGGTCGAGCTGACGGAACATTAAGGAACGCGAGCGCGGGTCGCGCGCGCTGCTGCGGGCGCGACCCTCCTCGACGTGCGACGGTCGGGCGCGATCGTCAGGAGCGCCGCCGCGTACGCGCGACGCCCGCGAGCCCGAGCAGGCCGGCGCCAACGAGCGCGTACGTCCCGGGCTCGGGGAGCACCGCGCCGGCGACGAACGTCCCGGTGAATGGCACATCGGGGAGGCCGGCCGGCCCCTGCCCTTCGAGTGCGCCGAGTACCTCCTGGTACGCCAATCCTTCGAACGTCGACGAGATGACGCCGGTGAACGCGGAGACATGGCCGTACGGGTCGCTCACGGTACCGATCAGGTTAAACGCGACGTACGCGTTGATCGGGTAGTCGGGGTCGCCGGACGCTTCATTCACCATGTAGAACGGCGAGATCGCCGTTCCGGGCGACTGCAGCGGCGTGCACGTCTGTCCGATTTCAGGCGTGACGCGGCAGTTGGCCTGCGCGTACGGGCCGCTCGGCAGGCCGGCGAGGTCGAACGTGTACCCGCCGATCGTCAGGAACTGCGAAACGGCTTGCGGTCCCACCCCGACCGTGATGCGCGCCAGCGAGCCGGATACATCGCGGGCGGCTGCGCCCCCAAAGCCGCTCACGCCCGACCACGTCCCCGTCACGCTGTACGGGCTGAAGTCGAGCACCACGCCCGGGCTGCCGATGTCGGTCGCGTCGGCGGCGCCGGTCACGACGAGCGTGCTACCTGGTGCGATCTGGGCGACCGCGGTGGAGGCGCTGAGGGCGAGCGCGGCGAGGGCCAGACGGGGGAGGGCGAGGCTGGGCATGGCGGCGGGGAGGGCTCGGGGGACCAGCAGAGGAGAGATGCCGTTCGAGACCCGACTTTAGTGACCGGCGTCACACTTCTGCTACACCGTTCCCACAAAGCTATCTTAATGTCGCTTCAGCGAGGACGGCAGAGGTCGCTGACCGCGTCGATGTCGAACGCCTGCACGAACCAGCGGGCGTCCGGTCCCGGTACGACCGTAAACCGGGTCTGCCGGACAAGTTCACGCTGCTGCAACTCGACCGTGATCGTTCGGTCGCCGGTCGATCCGACGCCCGGGACGTCGCCGACGACACGCGCCGCATCGTGCTGGAGATAGCAGGCGAGCGCGATCATCCGCTTCTCGACGTCGGTCGCGGGGTCGCGGACCGTCGTCGGGCCGGCGCGCGTGCCGAAGTAGCGACTCATCGTGAGCGCGTCAGTCGTCTGGGCCGCGCGTAGGAAGCCGACAACCGCGTCGGAACTCGTCGAACCGCCGGGTGAACCCGAAACGGGTGCCGCACCGCCGCCCGCGCCACCGACCGCCGGCCGCGGGCCGCTCGCACACGCGATAAGCAACGAAGACGCGGCGGCGACCACCGCGACGGATCGGACGAGTATGTTTCCCACGGCGTGCTCGGCGAGAGGTCGGGCGCGCGGCCCGGCCGGGCGCGACGCGGCGGGCAAGCTAGCCTGCCCGCGCGGCCGGGGGCGCCGCGCGCCGCGTCGTACGCCCGTCCTTCCCTCACGCTTCGCATGTCCTACGCGCAGCCCCCGCGACTCGCACCCCTCGCGTACCAGCGGCTCTACGTCAACATCGACCACGTCGCCACGCTACGGCAGGCGCGACGCGGCGACGAACCCGACCCGGTCGCGGCCGCGCGGGTGTGCGAGGACGCGGGCGCGGACGGAATTACGGTGCACCTGCGCGAGGACCGGCGGCACATCCAGGACGACGACGTCGAGCGCCTCGCGCCGGCCGTCCGCACCGTGCTCAACCTCGAGATGGCGGCGACCGACGAGATGGTCGCCCTCGCGCTCCGACTACGGCCCGCGCAGGTGACGATCGTTCCCGAGCGGCGCGAGGAGGTCACGACCGAGGGCGGCCTCGACGTGCGCCGGGGCGGCGAACGCCTCGCCCGGCACGCGTCGGCGCTCCGCGACGCCGGCCTCCGAACGAGTCTTTTCATCGGCCCGGACGATGAAGTCGTCCGCGCGTCCGCAGACCTCGGCGTCGTCGCGATCGAGCTGCACACCGGGCCGTACGCGCACGCCCCGCACGACTCCGCGACGTTAGCCGCGCTCGCCGCCGCCGCCGCGCTCGGCGCGTCGCTCGGCCTCGCCGTCCACGCGGGACACGGCCTCACGGCCGACAACGTCGGCCCGGTCGCCGCGATCCCGGAAGTCGAGGAACTCAACATCGGGCATTCCATCGTGAGTCGCGCCGTCTTCGTCGGACTCGCCGAGAGCGTGCGCGCCGTACGTGCGGCGATGGAAGCCGCGCGCGGCGCGGTGGCGGGCGCGGGCGCCGGATCGTCTCGGGGTTAATGCCGCCGGACGCCCCCGCCCCGCCCGCCGTCGTCCCGATCCGCGTCCTCGCCTACGACGGCGACGCGGCGTTTGTCGTCGAGCGCGCGAGCGCGCCGCCGGTGACCGCGGCGCAGCGTTTCCGCGCGGACGCCGCGCCGGTGGCCGCGCGCGTCGCCGAACAGGTCCGCGCGGCGCAGAACGTGCTCGCCGGCGCGGCGCTCGACGCGAACGCGCGCGCGGCGGTCGGCGACGCGCTCCGGCGCGCGGTGGTCGCGCTCCGAGCGCTGGCCGAGAGCTACGAGGTCACACCCGTCGCCGACGTGTGCCGCGCGCGCGAGGCCGGCGCGGCGGCGCTCGACCCGCGCGCGGTCGCCGGGGTCGAACACGTGGCAAGCGGCCTGCTCGGAGGAGCGGCTCGCGAGCGGGCGCCGGACGGGGCCGCGCCTAACGAGCCACCGCCGGCCGGCCCGGGCGTCGCCGGTCAAATGCCTAACGATCCGGCGGCCGCGGACGCCGCGCCCGCGCCGGCGTTCCGGCCGCCGACGGGCCCGGCGCTCGTCGAGCTGCTCGAGCACGGGATCACAGGTCTCGAACGCTGGCCCGGAACGCCGCTCGACGTGCCGGCCGTGCCCGCGCCCGCCGCCGCGCCCGACGGGGTCGTCCCGATCGAGGCGTTGTGCTACCGCGGCCGGGCCGCGCTCGACCGCGCGCGCGCGGTACGCGACCTGTTGCGCGCCGAGGACGGCGCGCCCGACGCCGCACTCCTCGCCGAGTTGTACGACCTGCTCGACCTCGCGGCGTCGGACTGAACGCGCGTGCGGCTCGACTGGAAGGCGGGGCTGGGCATCGTGCTGAGCGCGGTGCTCCTCTGGTGGACGTTGCACGACATCGACTTCGCCGCGGTCTGGGGCGTGCTGCGCGCGTCGGACGGCTGGCTGTGGTCGGCGTCGACGGTCGCCGCGACGCTGATCTTCCCGGTCCGCGCGCGCCGGTGGCGCACCATCCTCGACCCGGTGGTGCCGCGGCTGCCGTTCCGCCCGCTCTGGCGCGCGACGGCGGTCGGGATGATGGTGAACAACGTCGCCCCGGCACGCGCGGGCGAGCTCGCGCGCGTGGTCGCGCTCCGCCGCGAGCGCCCCGACGTGCCCTTCGGCGGCGCGCTCGCCTCGCTCGCGGTCGACCGGCTCTTCGACGCTGTCGTGCTGCTCCTGCTGCTGTTCGCGGCGCCGCTCGACCCCGCGTTCCCCGCCGGCGCGCGCGTCGGCGGCTACTCGGTCCTCTCGATCGGCGAGGGCGGCGTGGGCCTCACGGTCCTGCTGGTCGTCGGCCTCTACGCGGTCGTGGCCGCACCCGACGGCTTCGCGCGGGTGCTCGCCGCGCTCGCGCGCCGCGTCGCGCCGCGCTGGGAGTCGCGCGCCGCGGGCAGCGTGCGGACGTTCGCCGCCGGGCTCGGCGTCCTGCGCGACCCGCGGCGTTTCGCGGCCGTCTTCGCGTGGAGCGTCGCACACTGGCTGCTCTGCGCGTGGTCGGTCTGGATCGGCTTCCGCGCGGTCGGCATCGCGGCGCCGTTCTCCGCGGCGCTCTTTCTCAACAGTCTGCTCAGCGTCGCCTCGGCGATCCCGGCCTCGCCGGGGTTCTTCGGCCTCTTCGAGAGCGTCTCGCGCGTCGGGCTCGCGGTCTACGGCGTCCCCGCGACGCGCGCCGTGAGCTGGGCGTTGGGCTACCACATCCTCACATTCGTCCCGATCACCGTGTTCGGCTTCGTCTACCTCGCGCGCCTCGGCCTCACGTTCGGCCAGCTCGCCGACCGCGGCGACGCGTGACCCGCCTAACGACGGGTCCGCGCGCCGACACGGCCCGAGTGCGCGCGCAGGCGAAGGTCAACCTGTTCCTGCGGGTCCTCGCGCGCGAGGACGCCGGCTACCACCAGCTCGAGACGCTCTTCCAGCGGCTCGACATCGCCGACGACGTCCGCGTGCGCGTCGGCCCCGCCGTGCGCGGCCGCGCACTCGACGCCGCGGGCGCCGGCGCCGACGCACTCGGCCCGACGGAGCGCAACCTCGCGTGGCGCGCCGCGGTCGCCTACGCGGACGCGACGGGCTGGCCCGACGCGTTCACGATCGAGCTCACCAAGGCGATCCCGGTCGGCGGGGGGCTCGGCGGCGGAAGCGCGGACGCGGGCGCGGTGCTGCGCTGTTTCAACGCGCTCGCCCCCGACCCGCTGCACCCGGGCGACCTGCTCGCGGTCGCCGGGGCGCTCGGCGCGGACGTCCCGTTCCTCACGGCCGAGGTGCCGCTTGCGCTCGCGTGGGGGCGCGGCAACCGCATGCTCGCGCTGCCGCCGCTGCCGATCCGGCGCGTGCACCTCGCCATCTTCGCGGAGGGCGTCGTGACGGCCGACGCGTACGGCGCGCTCGCGGCGGCGCGCGCGGCCCGGCCGGCACCCGTGCGCCCAATCTTGTGGACGGCGGACCGCCTCGCGCGGTGGGACGACGTCGCGCTCGTCGCGGTGAACGACTTCGAGGACGCAATCTTCCCCGAGCGCGAGGACATCGCGGGCGTTCGTGCCCTGTTCGGCGACGTCGCGCGCGAGGTCGAGCAGCGCAACCTCGAGCCGGACGAGGAGGACGAGAGCGCCGGAATTTCGACCGACGACGCGACGGGCGACGCGACGCCGATCGCGCTGATGTCCGGGTCGGGCGCGACGGTCGTACTGTTGACACCGCTTGCCGGCGTCACGGTCGGATTGGAGGTGAACGCGCCGCCCGGGGCGGTCGGGGTGCCCGCGATCCGGGTGGTCGAGACGCGCACGGCGGACCGCGTTGCCGCCGTGGTCCTCGGCGAGTAGGTTGCTCGGCGCTTGCCCCGTCGTTCAACGGCAGGACCCTGCACTTTGGATGCAGTGATCGTGGTTCGAATCCACGCGGGGCAATACCCCGAGTCCCGGCACGCGAGGATCCTCCCGCGGTCGGCCTCGACGCCGGTGAGCGACGCATGGGCACCCAGCTCCTCTCGAATCGCGTGAGCCCGCACACTGCGACCCAGTCGGCCACGCGCGACGGCACGTCCGCGGCCGGCCACGCCTTCAAGCTCGTCGGCGGCACGGCCAACCGGCCGCTCGCGGAGGAGATCGCGCGGTGCCTCGGGGTCGAGCTGTGCAAACTCACCTGCACGCGCTTCGCCGACGGCGAGATCTTCGTCCGCATCGACGAGAACATCCGCGGGATGGACGTGTTCGTCGTCCAGCCGACGAACCCGCCCGCGGACACGCTGATGGAGCTGCTGCTCATCGTCGACGCGGCACGGCGCGCGAGCGCGGCGCGGATCACGGTCGTGATGCCCTACTACGGCTACTCGCGGCAGGACCGCAAGGACCAGCCGCGCGTGGCGATCGGCGCGAAGCTCGTCGCCAACATGATCCAGGCGGCGGGCGCGGACCGCGTGTTAGGCATCGACTTCCACCAGCACCAGCTGCAGGGCTTCTTCGACATCCCGGTCGACCACCTGTACGCGAAGCCGGTGCTCACCAACCACTACCGCCGCAAGCGCCTCGCCGACCTCGTCGTCGTCGCGCCCGACGTGGGCGCGGCGAAGATGGCGCGCGGCTTCGCGAAGCAGCTCGACGCGGCGTTCGCGATCATGGACAAGCGCCGGCCGAAGGCGAACGTGGCCGAGGTGCTGAACGTGATCGGCGACGTCGACGGGCGGCCGTGCCTCATCGTCGACGACATGATCGACACCGCCGGCACGGTGAGCGAGGCGGCGCGCGCGCTCGTGAAGCGCGGCGCGCGCGAGGTGTTCGTGTGCGCGACGCACGCGCTGCTCTCCGGCCCCGCGCGCGAGCGGCTCACCGACGCGCCGATCTCGGAGGTGACGGTCACCGACACGATCGCGCTGCCGCCGGAGCGGCGGTTCGACAAGCTGCACGTCCTGTCGGTCGGCGAGCTGCTCGCCAAGGCGATCCGGTTCACGCACAGCGACCAGTCGGTGAGCAGCCTGTTCGAGTAGCACGTGGTTCGCCCGGGTCTCGGTTGGTCCGGGCGGCCGGATCGGTTATCATACGCGGCTGCGGGTGAGAGGCGGCCGTCGGCAATCCGGTGCTGCGGCCGAGGGTAACCCGCCGCCAGCCAACCGCTTCCGGATTAAGAGTCGTTTTGCACCATGGCCACCGCTACCCTCGGCGCCGAGCCCCGTGACGGGACTGGCAAGGGCGTCGCGCGCAAGCTGCGCGCGGCCGGCCGCGTCCCCGCCGTCGTCTACGGCCACGCCCGCGCCCCGCAGTCGCTGTCCGTCGGCGCGCGCGAACTCGGGCGCCTGCTCGACCAGTACGCCGCCGCGAGCACCGTCGTCGAGCTCGGGCTCGGCGGCGGCACCGTCCGCACGCTCATCCGCGAGGTCCAGCGGCACCCGGTCGACCGCTCGCTCGTGCACGTCGACTTCCTGGAGCTCGTCGCCGGCGAGCGCGTGACCGTGCGCGTCCCGCTCGTCTTCGTCGGCACCGCGGTCGGCGTGCGCGACCAGGGCGGCCTGCTCGCCGAACAGCTGCGCGAGATCGAAGTCTCCGCCGACCCGGCCAACCTCCCCGACCGCCTCGAGGTCGACGTCACGGCGCTCACGATGGGGCACCCGCTCCACGTGCGCGACATCCCGGTCCCGAACGGGGTCACGGTGACGTCCGACCCCGACGCCCCGGTCGTGAGCGTGACCGCGCCGGCGGAGGAGGAGTCGACCGAGCCGACCGGCACGGAGGACGCGGCCGGTGCGCCCGTGGTGCTCCGCGAAAAGAGCGCGGACGAGTAAGGGCGCCGCGGTTCCTTGAAGGTCATCCTCGGCCTCGGCAACCCCGGCGAGGAGTACCGCGACACGCGACACAACGTCGGCTGGGTGGTGCTCGACCACCTCGCCGACGTTTGGCGTTGCGACCCGTGGCGCCGCGACGGCGACAGCCTGGCGACGACCGGGCTCGTCGGTTCCACCAAGGTACGGCTGCTCAAGCCGCAAACGTTCTACAACCTGAGCGGGCAGGCGCTCAAGCCGTTTCTGCGGCGCCCGTTCTGGGCGCCGCAGACGGACCTGCTCGTGGTGGGCGACGACGTCGCGCTGCCCGTCGGCCGCTACCGGCTGCGACCGCAGGGGAGCGCGGGCGGCAGCAACGGGCTCAAGTCCGTCGAGCGCACGTTAGGCCACCAGAACTACCCGCGCCTCCGCGTCGGCACCAAGCCGGCCGACGAGCGGCGCGAGGTCGGCAATCTCGCCGACTTCGTGCTCTCGCCGTTCGGCAAGGCGGAGCGGCGGGAGGTCATGGACCTGATGCCGCGCCTCGTCGACGCCGCCGAGGTCTGGCTGCGCGACGGGATCGTCGCGGCGATGAACAAGCACAACGCACCGCACCCTCCGGTCTGACGCATGCTCCGCATCGGCATCGTCGGCCTGCCCAACGTGGGCAAGTCGACGCTCTTCAACGCGCTCACCTCCGCCGGCGTCCTCGCCGCCAACTACCCGTTCGCCACCAAGGACCCGAACGTCGGCCGCGTGAACGTCCCGGACGCGCGGCTCAGCGTGCTGTCCGACGTCGTCACGCCGCAGCGCACGGTCCCCGCGTCGGTCGAATTCGTCGACATCGCGGGCCTCGTCAAGGGCGCGTCGCAGGGCGAGGGGCTCGGCAACCAGTTCCTCGCCAACATCCGCGAGACCGACGCGATCGTGCACGTCGTGCGCTGCTTCGACGACGACGACGTGCTGCACGTGATGGGGTCGGTCGACCCCGCGCGCGACCGCGAGACGATCGAGTTCGAACTCGCGCTCGCGGACCTCTCGGTCGTCGAGAAGCGGCTCGACCGCGCGCGCCGGGCGGCCAAGACCGGCGACAAGGACGCGCAGGCGGAGGCCGGCGTGCTGGAGCGCGCGTACGCGTACCTCAAGGACGGGCGCGCGCTGTTCGAGGCGCACCTGGGGCCGGAGGACCTCGCGCTGCTGCAGCCGCTATCGCTGCTGACGACGAAGCCGATCCTCTACGCGGCGAACGTCACCGACGCCGAGCTCACCGGCGACGAGGGGCCGCACCTGCGGGCGCTGCGGGCGGCGGTCGCCGCGGGCGGCGAGGTGGCCGAGGTCGTGCCGTTCTCGGCGAAGATCGAGAGCGAGCTCGCCGAGCTGCCCGAGGCGGACCGGGGGGAGTTCCTCGCGTCGTTAGGCCTGGAAAGCGCGGGGCTGGACCGGCTGATTCGCGCCGGGTACCGGCTGCTGGGGCTGCAGACCTATTTCACGGCGGGCGAGCAGGAGGTACGCGCGTGGACGATCCACCGCGGCGACACGGCGCCGAAGGCGGCGGGGGTGATCCACTCGGACTTCGAACGCGGGTTCATCAAGGCCGACACGGTCGGGTACGACGAGTTCGTCGCGAACGGCGGGTGGAAGGGGGCGCGGGAGAAGGGGGCGGTGCGGAGCGAGGGGAAGGACTACGTCGTGGAGGACGGGGACGTAATGTTGTTCAAGTTCAACGTGTAGCATCGCGCTAAGTTGTTGCGATTGCGATCTATACGCCCGCGCTGTGTCCGCGTTGGGTCCGCGCCGCCCGATTGGGTGTTCCGTGCCGGTGTCGGGATGGCCCGTCCGTCAGGGCCGCCCGTACGCGAGCTCAGCACGTACGCCGCGAAATCAACGTCGTGGCGACCGCGGTCAGTGACACGAGCACCTCGAGACGTGAATCCGAGGTCGCGGTGATCCCGATACGCGCAGTTGGGAAGGCCGCCGTGGTCGTGATCGGGGAATCGGCGCCGATGGGGACGAGCGTCGGTATCGCGGCAGCGAGTTGCGCCACCGCGGCGGCCGCCGCGGTCCGGCCAGCCACGTCCGCATAGATCTCGGCGCGACGCAGCGCCCGCAGCAACGCCTCGGCCGCAATGCGCGCGGCATCCCACGTTGCTGCGAGATCACCCCGTCGCGCCGCCTCCCCCGCCCATGCGCGCTCGGCGTGGCTCGCGCGGTGCCGCGCGTCGCGGCACGCATCAATCGCGGTCAGCGTGTCTTCGTACCAGCTGATGCGCTTATCGAAGCCTCCTTCCACGCGCGTTTTCCGGACGCCATAGCGGTATCCCCCAACGGTCACCACTCCCGCGACGAGCAGCGGCGCTGCGGCCTTGAACCACTCGAGGAACGCCGGGCCGTCCGCCGACGTCGGCGAGCACGCGACCGGCCCGATCATTCGGCGGTACGCGCGGCACGTTGGCCGCCGCCGATTTGCTGCGACGCCGCTTCGAGCGCGACGACGCCGTACGTTGTCGCCGCGTCCGCGTGCTGGTACCCGGTCTGCATAATCGCGAGCGAGCGCCAGCCGCCGGCAGCCATGACGTCTTGTGGCGGGAGGTGCCGCCGCTCGCTCGCCCGGAGCCGCCGGAGCGCGTGCCACCCGCCCCGCTCCATCGGCGGACGTTCGGCCAGCTTCTCGGCCCGCCGCAGCCAATAGCCCGCGAGCATCTTGTGCGCGGCCTTCGTGTCGTCGCTGGATGACGGGAAGAGCGGCGCATCGCCGAGCCGCGGGTGCTCGCGGAGGTAGGCGTCGAGCGCGGCGCGCGCGCCCGCGCTGATCGGGACCACGGCGTCGTACTCGCGCTTGTCGAACTCCTTCCGGAAGCGCAGAGCCCCGTGCGGCCAGTGCGCCGCCGCGCCGAGCGGCTGCCCGACCGCGCCGAGGGCCGCCTCCATCTGCGAGCGCGTCCGGAGCACGTCGGAGGCCCGGAGGTTGACGAGCGCGTTGATGCGCCGCCCCGTGTGCCGGGCGAGCACGACGAGGCACGCGAAGCGGCCGCGCGGGTCGACTGCGAGCGCCTGCGCGCGCGTCGCCGCGTAGCGCCCGTCCGTGGTCACCGGCCACCGCGCGTTCGTCTCGCGCGGCCGCGTCACCCCCTCGAGCGGGTCCGCGACGAGCAGCGGGCGCCCGTTCACGCGGTGCTGGCGCGCCCACCGCACCATCGTCGCGAGCAGCTGCACCTCGTTCCGGATCGCCCCGGCCCGCGCGCCGGGTTCCTTCGTGCGGTGGCGCGGGCTCCCGATCGCGCCCGACCGGCGCGCGGCGGCGTAGGCGTCGACGCGATGCTGCGAGAGGTCGGCCACGGGCAGCGCGTCGGCGAAATGCTGGCCTAACAGCGCGAGCATGCTGCGCACCGTGCGTTGCCGAGCCGCGCTGAGTCGGGGCAGCCGCTCGGCGCGGTACAGGGCGACGAGCTGCCCCACCGTGAGCGGCCCGACGTAGCCCGCGTGCTTGAGCTGGGCGGTCTGGCGCGCGAGCGCTTCGGCGAGGCGCGTCGCGTGCGCGCGGTCGGTCGTCTGCAGGCTCTTTGAGGTTGCCCCGAAGTAACGGCCGCGTGGTTTAGGCCGCCCGCCGCGTGTCGGCGAGCTGCCGTTTGTACTGTCTCTCGTACTGCAGCGGGCTCACGTACTTCAGCGTCGAGTGTCGCCGCTCCGCATTGTACCACGCGACGAACTCGGCGAGCGCGCGGTACGCCGCGGCCCGGGTCGCGAACGCGGCGCCGGCGAGTAGCTCGTGCTCCAGCGTCGAGAAGAAGCTCTCCGCGACGGCGTTATCCCAGCAGTCCCCCCGGCGACTCATGCTCGGCCGCATGCCGGACGACGCGAGCACGGCGCGGTACGCCCGGCTCGCGTACGCCGAGCCCCTGTCCGTGTGATGGATCAGCCCCGGCGGCGGCCGGCGCGCGGCCAAGGCCATGCGCAATGCGGCGAGTGGGCCGGCGGTCGCCAGCGTGTCGCAGGTGGCCCAGCCGACGACGCGCCGCGAGCTCAGGTCGAGCAGCACCGACAAGAAGAGCCAGCCCTCGCGCGTGGGCACGGGTACGCCGCAGGCGTACGTCAGGTCGCCGCACCACGCGGCGTTAGGCGTCGGGTGGTCGGCCACGCCGAAGCGCCGCTCGAGCAGGTTGGGCGCGACCGGCTCGGCGTGCGCGCTGTCCGTCGTGCGCACCCGCCGCCGCGTCCGGCGCCCCACCAGGCCGTCCTCGCACATGAGGCGCGCGACGCGCTTCCGGGCGACGCGCACACCCGCGTCGCGCACACCCGCGTCGCGCAGTTCGCGGTGTACGCGCGGCGCCCCGTAGCAGCCACGCCCCCCGCGGTGCGCCGCCCGCACGTGCACGCGCAGCCGCTCGTCGGCCGCGGCGCGGGCCGGCGGCGGCCCGGCCGCACGCCGCCGGGCCTGGTTGTAGCCGCTCACGCTCACGCCCAACGCGTCGCACATGAGTCGCACCGGGAACCGTCCGCGGTGCGCGGCGATGGCGGCGTACGAGCGTATGCGTGTCGCTCACCGCGACGCCCTCGCGACGTACACCGCCGCACTTGTTACGAAGGCGAGCTCCTGCTTGAGGCGCGCGACCTCGCGATCGAGTCGCCGCACCTCGTCCGCCTCGCGTGGCAGGCGCCCGTTGCCCGGGCACACATCGGCCGGCGGCGCCCCGGCGCGCTCGGCCGTCTGGCGCTGCCACTTCCGCAACAGGTCGTCCCGGACGTCGAGCTCACGCGCGATCTGCGTCATGGGCACCCCCGCCGCGCGCCGCTCGGCGACGCGGCGCACCGCCTCCACCTTGAACTCGGCCGTGAACCGCCGCCGTTCCCGCGGTCCCTGCCCGTTGTCCTTCGGCATCCGCCACCTCCGCCCGGAAGCATAGCCGGGCCTACATTGGCGGCCGTTTCAGCGGGGCAAGCTCACTTGCGGTCCTTCTGCCCTGCCCCGAGCCGCACCTCGCGATAGATCGCGCCGCCGCGCTCGTAGAGGCGCACGGCGACGCCGTCCACCTCGACCGTCTTCGTCCAGGGCTTCCGGGCGCGGGGCATGGGCGGAGAAGTTAGGCACGCGCGGGGCTATGCGTAACGAAACTGCGGCTCTGGCGCATATCGAGCGCCGCAGTCATGTTAGCGCACCGGCATTCGTGCCCCGTCCCCGCCTCCCTTCGCCCCACCCCCGTGCCTCGTCTCCCCCGCTCGCTCGCCCCCGCCGCAGCCCTCCTGCCCCTCCTCGTGGCGGCACGCGCGGCGCACGGCCAGACGTTCAGCACCGGGCAGGTGGTCTACGCGGCGCCGAGCACGCCGAGCTACTGGTACAGCGGCTGCGTCGTCGGCGCGGGGCGCAGTAATGCGTCGTACCAGGTCGCGTGTGCGGGGACGACGTTCTGGGTCACCGGCGACCACATCCGCACGAGCGCCCCGCCGCCCTACCCGGACCCGATGCGCCCCGGGCAGACGATCACGCCGGTCATCACGCCCTCGAACGTCCCGGCCGCGGCCGCCCAACTCGGGACGCCCGCGGCGGCCCCGGCGCCCGCCGGCGAGGGGCCCGGCTCGTACGCACAGGGCGTGGCGCGGCGCATCGCGCGGGACAACGCCGACGCGGCGAGCGCCGTGCTCCGGCCGGGCACCTACCCGTGCTACGCGGGGGGTCAGTACACGTTCTCGGACCTCGTCATCACGGGCCCGCACCGCTACACGGTGCAGCCGGGCGGCAGCGGGGCGTTCAGCCTCGCCCGGGGCGTGGTGACGTTCGCGTCGGGGCCGTACGCGGGCGCGTACGCGCGCATGGTCGACGGGCACACGGTCGGGGTCTCGGCCAAGGGGAACACGGACCTCGGCACGCAGTGCGGCCTCAAGCAGTAGCCAGCAGCGGGCGCGCCGCGTCGGGCGAGACGTCCGGCGCCGCGCACGCCGAATGAACCGCGCCGGGTTTGGAGGAGGCTCCCAGCCGTGAGAGATTCGGAGCATGGGAGCATCGAAGCCGTTTTCGCCAGAGGTCCGGGAGCGGGCCGTGCGATTGGTCCTGGAGCACCAGGGTGAGTACCAGACGCAGTGGGCCGCGATCACGTCGATCGCGAGCAAGATCGGCTGCTCGGGCGAGACTCTGCGCGGGTGGGTGCGCCAGGCCGAGCGGAATG
The Gemmatimonadetes bacterium T265 genome window above contains:
- the ychF gene encoding ribosome-binding ATPase YchF, coding for MLRIGIVGLPNVGKSTLFNALTSAGVLAANYPFATKDPNVGRVNVPDARLSVLSDVVTPQRTVPASVEFVDIAGLVKGASQGEGLGNQFLANIRETDAIVHVVRCFDDDDVLHVMGSVDPARDRETIEFELALADLSVVEKRLDRARRAAKTGDKDAQAEAGVLERAYAYLKDGRALFEAHLGPEDLALLQPLSLLTTKPILYAANVTDAELTGDEGPHLRALRAAVAAGGEVAEVVPFSAKIESELAELPEADRGEFLASLGLESAGLDRLIRAGYRLLGLQTYFTAGEQEVRAWTIHRGDTAPKAAGVIHSDFERGFIKADTVGYDEFVANGGWKGAREKGAVRSEGKDYVVEDGDVMLFKFNV
- the pdxJ gene encoding pyridoxine 5'-phosphate synthase; this encodes MSYAQPPRLAPLAYQRLYVNIDHVATLRQARRGDEPDPVAAARVCEDAGADGITVHLREDRRHIQDDDVERLAPAVRTVLNLEMAATDEMVALALRLRPAQVTIVPERREEVTTEGGLDVRRGGERLARHASALRDAGLRTSLFIGPDDEVVRASADLGVVAIELHTGPYAHAPHDSATLAALAAAAALGASLGLAVHAGHGLTADNVGPVAAIPEVEELNIGHSIVSRAVFVGLAESVRAVRAAMEAARGAVAGAGAGSSRG
- a CDS encoding TIGR00374 family protein, whose amino-acid sequence is MRLDWKAGLGIVLSAVLLWWTLHDIDFAAVWGVLRASDGWLWSASTVAATLIFPVRARRWRTILDPVVPRLPFRPLWRATAVGMMVNNVAPARAGELARVVALRRERPDVPFGGALASLAVDRLFDAVVLLLLLFAAPLDPAFPAGARVGGYSVLSIGEGGVGLTVLLVVGLYAVVAAPDGFARVLAALARRVAPRWESRAAGSVRTFAAGLGVLRDPRRFAAVFAWSVAHWLLCAWSVWIGFRAVGIAAPFSAALFLNSLLSVASAIPASPGFFGLFESVSRVGLAVYGVPATRAVSWALGYHILTFVPITVFGFVYLARLGLTFGQLADRGDA
- a CDS encoding transposase — protein: MGASKPFSPEVRERAVRLVLEHQGEYQTQWAAITSIASKIGCSGETLRGWVRQAERNAGQRAGLTSEERERLKGLEREVRELRRTNEILRKASAFFAAAEAPDPELDRLTK
- the spoVC gene encoding peptidyl-tRNA hydrolase, with product MKVILGLGNPGEEYRDTRHNVGWVVLDHLADVWRCDPWRRDGDSLATTGLVGSTKVRLLKPQTFYNLSGQALKPFLRRPFWAPQTDLLVVGDDVALPVGRYRLRPQGSAGGSNGLKSVERTLGHQNYPRLRVGTKPADERREVGNLADFVLSPFGKAERREVMDLMPRLVDAAEVWLRDGIVAAMNKHNAPHPPV
- the rplY gene encoding 50S ribosomal protein L25 gives rise to the protein MATATLGAEPRDGTGKGVARKLRAAGRVPAVVYGHARAPQSLSVGARELGRLLDQYAAASTVVELGLGGGTVRTLIREVQRHPVDRSLVHVDFLELVAGERVTVRVPLVFVGTAVGVRDQGGLLAEQLREIEVSADPANLPDRLEVDVTALTMGHPLHVRDIPVPNGVTVTSDPDAPVVSVTAPAEEESTEPTGTEDAAGAPVVLREKSADE
- a CDS encoding integrase, with translation MCDALGVSVSGYNQARRRAAGPPPARAAADERLRVHVRAAHRGGRGCYGAPRVHRELRDAGVRDAGVRVARKRVARLMCEDGLVGRRTRRRVRTTDSAHAEPVAPNLLERRFGVADHPTPNAAWCGDLTYACGVPVPTREGWLFLSVLLDLSSRRVVGWATCDTLATAGPLAALRMALAARRPPPGLIHHTDRGSAYASRAYRAVLASSGMRPSMSRRGDCWDNAVAESFFSTLEHELLAGAAFATRAAAYRALAEFVAWYNAERRHSTLKYVSPLQYERQYKRQLADTRRAA
- the prs gene encoding ribose-phosphate pyrophosphokinase codes for the protein MGTQLLSNRVSPHTATQSATRDGTSAAGHAFKLVGGTANRPLAEEIARCLGVELCKLTCTRFADGEIFVRIDENIRGMDVFVVQPTNPPADTLMELLLIVDAARRASAARITVVMPYYGYSRQDRKDQPRVAIGAKLVANMIQAAGADRVLGIDFHQHQLQGFFDIPVDHLYAKPVLTNHYRRKRLADLVVVAPDVGAAKMARGFAKQLDAAFAIMDKRRPKANVAEVLNVIGDVDGRPCLIVDDMIDTAGTVSEAARALVKRGAREVFVCATHALLSGPARERLTDAPISEVTVTDTIALPPERRFDKLHVLSVGELLAKAIRFTHSDQSVSSLFE